In the genome of Sinorhizobium chiapasense, the window CTCGTCTCGGTCGTTGGCCTGCCTGACATTCTCCGCCAGACGGGCGTCGCCGCTCGAGTCACCAAGCACGCGTTCGAGTTCTTCGGCATCGCCTGCATTCTCTTCCTGATCCTGGCGATGATTTCATCCGTCGTCTTCTCGGCGCTCGAGCGCTGGACCAAACGCGCGGAGATGAGCCGATGAGCATTGCCGAAACCATGATCCCGCCCCAGGCACCGCCGCCGGCACCACCGAAACCCTACACCCTGTCGCGCTTCATCGGCAGCGTCACGCTCGGTGTCTGGCTCGCGCTTGCCGTCGGCATCTTCCTCACCGTCGTCAACGGCTGGGACCCCGAGAAATTCTCGAAATACGGGCCAAGCTTCGTGTCCGGCCTCGGCGTTACGCTGACGCTGGTGATCTCTTCGATCGTCATGGGAGCGATCCTGTCGCTGCCCGTGGCGATTGGGCGTATGTCGAAGAACAAGATATGGTCCTGGCTTTCCTATGCCTATGTCTATTTCTTCCGCGGCACGCCGCTGATCACCCAGCTCTTCCTCGTCTACTACGGCCTCGGCAGCTTCCGCCCGCAGCTCGATGCGATGGGACTCTGGTGGTTCTTCCGGGACGCCTGGAACTGCGCGCTTTTTACGTTCACGCTGAACACCGCCGCCTACCAGGCCGAAATCCTGCGCGGCGCCATCCAGAGCGTGCCGCGCGGCCAGCACGAAGGAGCCGCGGCACTCGGGCTGTCGCAGCGCGTGGCTTTCTTCAAGATCATCCTGCCCCAGGCGATGATCGTCGCGCTCCGCCCCTACGGCAACGAGATCATCCTGATGATCAAGGGCTCGGCGATTGTGGCGATCGTGACCGTCTTCGACCTGATGGGCGAGACGCGCCGCGCCTTCTCCCGCACCTTCGACTATCAGATGTATGTCTGGGCCGCGGTTCTCTACCTGCTGATGGTCGAATTGCTGCGCAACGTCTGGGCTTTGCTGGAGGCGCGGCTGACGCGGCATCTGAAACGATAGCGCAGCGGCTGACGGGCAGCGGCTTTCCGATCGCCATTCGCATTCCCGACGCTCGTGCGGCCGGATCGCTTGTTCTTTGAAGGCTTGGCAGCAGCGGTTGACGAGTGCTGCCAAGCCTTTGTTATTCTGCAGGAAATCCCGTTTCCGCACAAATATTAGGACTTGATTAATAGATCAAGCGTTTCATCATAGAGACCAACCTTTGCGAGAAGTGAGGTCCTGATGACGAACGAGATGGAACTGCAGCTCAAGGGTTACGGCCTGACGACGGCCCAGATTCTCTACCGGATGCCCGATCATCCGGCCTTCCTCCAGAGCTATATCTGGCAGCACTACGACATCGCGCCGGACTTTCCGGAGATGCGCCACTTCCTGAAGTTCTGGCAGGAGAAACTGGACGGGCCATTGCATTCGGTGCACTACGTGCATCGCAAGCTGATATCGGCCACCGAATGGCGGTCACTCAAGGGCGAATTCATTCTCCACTGAAGCGGGCGACGGCTGCATTCCAACTGAGCATCCCATTCCCGAACGGATGCGGTCACGGCAATTCGTTGCTCTCGAACTTGAGTTTCTCACAGCGGCAAGTGCGGACGTCCTCATGCACCATCTGCGACTTCAAACGTGCACCTCACCGTGAGCGAGCTCGCCCTCGTGCAGTTCCTTGTGCAGCGACGCATAAAGAACAAGGACGTAAAAGAGCGCGACGCCGATCATCACCGCCCAACCCGGTAGCGGCCCAAGCGCGGCATTTTCAGTGACGTCGGCCCAGGAACGAACGTGGCCGAAGGGTTCGCCATTGGTGGAAATTTTCGGTGACGAGATTTTCAGGGCCCAGGCCAAAAGCAGGATCAGATACATCCAGCAATAGTTGCGTTGAAGCCTGCGACAGACGGCCTCGCGGTAGCTCATCAGAAAGGCCGGCTTGCGCAGGCTCATTGCGATCGACACCGACCATTTGACGCTTGGCGTCCCCTCCGGCGAAAGGATTTGAGCGAAATAGCCACGCTCGAGTTGGCGCACGCGTGCGCGATAGACATCGAAGAAACGATAACGCCTTGCCTCGATCAGCAGCAGCAAGGTGATCAAGAGCATCGCGAACAGCAGAACGCCATGATGCGAGGACGGCGTCGAGAGCGACACGGAAAGCATCGCCGCGACAACGGTGATCGCCCAGTTCGACGTCCGGTCGATGCGGTCCCGCCATCCGGCCATTCGGCCCATTTCGCCGCGATAATAGTGCACGATCGTGTTGATCGTCTCCTGTGTCGTCTGCGGCAGCGGCGGCGCCTGCGCTTGGCGCTCGGGCAATTCCTTGTCCAATGTCAGCGGGCTGAGTTCAGCGGACATCGGCATTCCCTCCCGGCTTTCGTTGTTGAATGGATGATGACTCGTTTCCGGCCCCGGATAAATCCCGCCGAGCTTGCGCATCGTCATTTTTTTACCGAATGCTAAAGGTTCGCCTTTCGTTCCATAGGGTATTATCTGGCGCATGGATTTTGCGATCGAGAACACCCTCTGCACGGCGGATTGCCAAAGGCTGCGGACGGTCGTAAGAAGCGCCCATGACCCAACAGACGAAGAAGATCGACGAAGAAGCCCTGGCGGAGGCGTACAATCGCGCGCTTTCGCTGGAGAAGTCCGGTAATTTCGACGCAGCCGCAACGGCTTACGCGGAAGTCCTGGCGCTCGACCCCGAAGATCACGGCGGCGCCGCTGTTCGCCTCGCCTCGATAGGACGCGGCGAAACGCCGTTGAAGGCGCCCGACGCCTATGTCGCGACGCTCTTCGACCAGCATGCCGATGTCTTCGAGAACGTCCTCGTCGACCAGCTTGACTATTGCGTCCCGCTGCTGGTGCGCCAGCGCCTGCAGGCTCTGGGACTGGGCCCCTTCCAGCGCGTTCTCGATCTCGGCTGCGGCACGGGCCTCACCGGCGGCGCGCTCCGCGACATGGCGGAAGACATCACGGGCATCGACCTCTCCGAAAACATGGTCGAGATCGCCCACGAAAAGGATCTCTACGAGACGCTCTACGTTGCCGAAGCGATCGATTTCCTGGACGACAACGACGAAGCCCCCTTCGACGTGATCGTCGCAACCGACGTGCTGCCCTATATGGGCGCGCTCGAAGCGCTTTTCTTCGGCGCCGTCGACAATCTCGTTCCGGGAGGTCTGCTGATCTTCTCCAGCGAAACCCTTCCGGTGGAGGCCCTTGCCGGCCGCGACTACATGGTCGGCCCGCATCAGCGTTTTGCCCACTCGGAAGCCTACCTGCGCAATCGCCTGACGGTGACCGGTTTCGAGATCAAAGAGATCGGCGACATCACCGTGCGCATGGAAGAAGGCGAGCCGATCGCCGGGCAGTTGGTGGTCGCTCGTTTCAAGCCCTGATTGCAGTACAACTCTTGTCGGCGCGCGCCGGGGCGCTATCCTGTTTGAATGGACTTTGTTGAGATTTTCCAGCGCCTCGGCGTGGCGCTAGCCATCGGCCTGCTTGTTGGCTGCGAGCGAGGTTGGCAGGAGCGCGACGAACCCTCCGGCGGCAGGACCGCGGGTATTCGCACGTTCGCCCTTTCGGGCCTCCTCGGAGGGCTCTCCGGCTACCTGCAAACGCTCACCGGCCCCGTCATGCCGACCGCGCTGCTGCTGCTCTTCGGCACTGCCTTCGTCATTTTCAGACGACGGGAGGCTAAGGAAGAGGGCGATTACGGCGTTACGACCGTCGTCGCGGCTTTTGTCGTTTTCGCGCTAGGCGCCATGGCGGTCGTCGGCGACCTGCGGCTCGTCGCGGCTGGTGCCGTCGTCACGACGGCGCTGCTCGCCGCCAAACGCAGCATGCACCGCTTCCTGCAGCTATTGACTTGGCTGGAAATCCGGGCGGCCCTTATTCTTCTGGCGATGACCCTGGTCGCTCTGCCGCTGCTGCCCAACGAGACCGTCGATCCGTGGAATGTCCTCGACCCCTTCGACCTGTGGCTTTTGACCATCACGATCGCTGCGATTTCCTTCGTCGGTTATGTCGCCATTCGCGTTGCCGGCCCCAGTCGCGGCATCCTGTTTGCGGGCGCGGCCGGCGGGCTGGTTTCCTCGACGGCGCTGACGCTCTCCTTTGCACGCTTCGCGACTAAGGCGCCGGAGAGCGCCCGCCGGCTGGCGTCCGGCGCCGCCATTGCCGGCGCGTTGTCGCTCATTCGCGTTCTCGT includes:
- a CDS encoding ABC transporter permease, with the translated sequence MSIAETMIPPQAPPPAPPKPYTLSRFIGSVTLGVWLALAVGIFLTVVNGWDPEKFSKYGPSFVSGLGVTLTLVISSIVMGAILSLPVAIGRMSKNKIWSWLSYAYVYFFRGTPLITQLFLVYYGLGSFRPQLDAMGLWWFFRDAWNCALFTFTLNTAAYQAEILRGAIQSVPRGQHEGAAALGLSQRVAFFKIILPQAMIVALRPYGNEIILMIKGSAIVAIVTVFDLMGETRRAFSRTFDYQMYVWAAVLYLLMVELLRNVWALLEARLTRHLKR
- a CDS encoding usg protein, whose translation is MTNEMELQLKGYGLTTAQILYRMPDHPAFLQSYIWQHYDIAPDFPEMRHFLKFWQEKLDGPLHSVHYVHRKLISATEWRSLKGEFILH
- a CDS encoding DUF2270 domain-containing protein, which codes for MSAELSPLTLDKELPERQAQAPPLPQTTQETINTIVHYYRGEMGRMAGWRDRIDRTSNWAITVVAAMLSVSLSTPSSHHGVLLFAMLLITLLLLIEARRYRFFDVYRARVRQLERGYFAQILSPEGTPSVKWSVSIAMSLRKPAFLMSYREAVCRRLQRNYCWMYLILLLAWALKISSPKISTNGEPFGHVRSWADVTENAALGPLPGWAVMIGVALFYVLVLYASLHKELHEGELAHGEVHV
- a CDS encoding methyltransferase translates to MTQQTKKIDEEALAEAYNRALSLEKSGNFDAAATAYAEVLALDPEDHGGAAVRLASIGRGETPLKAPDAYVATLFDQHADVFENVLVDQLDYCVPLLVRQRLQALGLGPFQRVLDLGCGTGLTGGALRDMAEDITGIDLSENMVEIAHEKDLYETLYVAEAIDFLDDNDEAPFDVIVATDVLPYMGALEALFFGAVDNLVPGGLLIFSSETLPVEALAGRDYMVGPHQRFAHSEAYLRNRLTVTGFEIKEIGDITVRMEEGEPIAGQLVVARFKP
- a CDS encoding MgtC/SapB family protein: MDFVEIFQRLGVALAIGLLVGCERGWQERDEPSGGRTAGIRTFALSGLLGGLSGYLQTLTGPVMPTALLLLFGTAFVIFRRREAKEEGDYGVTTVVAAFVVFALGAMAVVGDLRLVAAGAVVTTALLAAKRSMHRFLQLLTWLEIRAALILLAMTLVALPLLPNETVDPWNVLDPFDLWLLTITIAAISFVGYVAIRVAGPSRGILFAGAAGGLVSSTALTLSFARFATKAPESARRLASGAAIAGALSLIRVLVIAGALAWSLLIPLAIALVPSTLVLVGASLMVIRGDDGKKGAPDLRLENPFELGEVLRFGALLGAVMLASKLLVERVGQTMLFVVAAVSGLMDVDAITLSTARLTGTAVDVTTAVAAILIAVVVNLLTKAVLAFTAGGKGPYAITLALATLASIAAGALAYFTLGSLVPASWLQPTD